A window of Brettanomyces nanus chromosome 2, complete sequence contains these coding sequences:
- a CDS encoding uncharacterized protein (BUSCO:EOG093447GD~EggNog:ENOG41), which yields MCGRYALPIEPQDLPAEFGKQNLAVDKVIDADKSTHHRYNIGPTQIAPAYYIYTDNKKDKLQAKHILRYMRWGMIPKWIKSKDKMSNYPTFNARYEKIGENKLWRTSVNQRCVIPIRGYYEWVKQTKPSKTTKQPYFIKRKDNKLMFLAGLYSRSILDGDEVYSYTIITRNAPKCLEWLHDRMPVVLDPDSEDFSRWLDTGEKKKWNDVKDLLKIYDGKNETLEWYKVDRSVGNVKNEDAKFVEPLVGIGEFFKVKQGPPEVKQEPLKVKQEPLKVKQEPLKVKQEPLKVKQEPLKVKQKPLEAEQKPLEAEQKPLEAAQEPLEQPLKKRKLRKKSL from the coding sequence ATGTGCGGCCGGTATGCTTTACCAATAGAGCCTCAGGACCTTCCGGCAGAGTTTGGTAAGCAAAACCTTGCCGTCGATAAGGTAATCGATGCTGACAAGAGTACCCATCACAGATATAATATTGGACCAACACAGATTGCTCCAGCATATTATATTTATACGGATAATAAAAAAGATAAGCTTCAAGCCAAGCATATTTTGAGGTATATGAGATGGGGGATGATCCCTAAGTGGATCAAATCTAAGGATAAGATGTCTAATTACCCCACATTCAATGCCCGGTATGAGAAGATCGGGGAAAATAAGCTGTGGCGAACTTCGGTTAATCAGAGGTGTGTTATACCCATCAGAGGGTACTATGAGTGGGTTAAGCAGACTAAGCCGTCCAAAACGACCAAGCAACCGTACTTTATTAAGAGAAAGGACAATAAGTTGATGTTTTTGGCAGGATTGTACTCGAGATCCATTCTGGACGGTGATGAAGTTTACTCTTATACGATTATTACAAGGAATGCACCCAAGTGCCTTGAATGGCTCCATGACAGGATGCCTGTTGTGCTTGATCCTGATAGTGAAGACTTTTCCAGATGGCTAGATACaggagaaaagaagaagtggaatGATGTCAAGGATCTCCTTAAGATATATGATGGCAAGAACGAGACCTTGGAGTGGTACAAGGTGGATCGATCAGTTGGAAATGTGAAGAATGAAGACGCTAAGTTTGTGGAGCCTTTAGTGGGTATAGGAGAGTTCTTTAAGGTGAAGCAGGGGCCACCTGAGGTGAAGCAGGAGCCACTTAAGGTGAAGCAGGAGCCACTTAAGGTGAAGCAGGAGCCACTTAAGGTGAAGCAGGAGCCACTTAAGGTGAAGCAGGAGCCACTTAaggtgaagcagaagcCACTTGAGGCAGAGCAGAAGCCACTTGAGGCAGAGCAGAAGCCACTTGAGGCAGCGCAGGAGCCACTTGAACAGCCCCTGAAAAAACGTAAActtagaaagaagagcctTTGA
- a CDS encoding uncharacterized protein (EggNog:ENOG41) gives MLRNNNWGYLGRNLASLKRCLSTHNDLSKEPQLNQFQDPHRPPEQFGSSNPGPVNKNTRGINNPNMGNSGVVPPVPSPKHGAFGIGRTVVGIASLLMVLGGGTGLYRSYKAQSISDGGIEILQEALNHENKGNIDGAIEEYENFLKQLDNEGVEHTNSNYLGAAVRIAELYEIEKRPDKALKIYKCLSLYMTKVITETDSEYLFGGGSEYNAAMTRSLALAVKYASMLPEDSNEEAKKVLLTNIVEAQKQVMEEYPPFITVLNENTNQNILAMIARDMEKKMSGKTEEQKKKQMHEAMKEPLELPIYTTDPMEENRLLGLFVKGWPPFTRSLINARDLYANICIQDGDYAEAASSLTTNAVIIQRCFDHPARLSICLTKLAIVLQMMAETLTDRLLQEKEQLQKEQQEQLEQQDQQGHPDSTDPPARIPQLELDGAKLDPNKLLTSALQMQNPQIKEFVIQKTYKESERIFKRTILLTDKMKQQHMKNQVSELFKPALDKSEMVSACGLALIGYQSGEYKDALKYLQRARVLASRLNANEYLEDINKWIDQVERET, from the coding sequence ATGCTGAGAAACAACAACTGGGGATATTTAGGGCGTAACTTGGCTAGTTTGAAAAGGTGCTTGTCCACTCACAATGATCTCAGTAAAGAGCCTCAATTGAATCAATTTCAAGATCCTCATAGACCTCCAGAGCAGTTTGGTTCATCCAATCCAGGCCCTGTAAACAAAAACACTAGAGGTATAAATAACCCCAATATGGGAAATAGCGGTGTTGTTCCACCTGTACCATCGCCTAAACATGGAGCATTCGGAATTGGACGGACCGTCGTTGGAATTGCATCACTTCTAATGGTACTTGGTGGTGGTACTGGCTTGTATAGGTCATACAAGGCACAATCAATTAGTGATGGAGGAATagagattcttcaagaagcatTAAATCATGAAAATAAGGGTAATATCGATGGCgccattgaagaatatgagaatttcttgaagcaACTGGATAATGAAGGCGTCGAGCATACCAACTCTAACTATCTTGGTGCAGCAGTACGAATTGCTGAGTTGTACGAGATCGAAAAACGTCCTGAcaaagcattgaagatCTACAAATGCCTCAGTTTGTACATGACTAAAGTGATTACAGAGACTGATTCAGAATATTTGTTCGGTGGTGGTTCAGAGTATAATGCTGCCATGACGAGATCCCTTGCCTTGGCAGTTAAATATGCATCGATGCTTCCAGAAGATAGTAATGAAGAGGCTAAGAAGGTGCTACTTACCAATATAGTAGAGGCTCAGAAACAGGTTATGGAGGAATATCCTCCATTCATCACGGTACTCAACGAGAACACCAACCAGAACATCCTTGCGATGATTGCGCGTGAcatggagaagaagatgagtGGCAAAACCgaagaacagaaaaaaaagcagATGCATGAAGCCATGAAGGAGCCTTTAGAGCTTCCTATATATACCACGGATCCTATGGAGGAGAATCGGTTGCTGGGACTTTTTGTGAAAGGATGGCCTCCTTTTACCAGGAGTTTGATCAATGCGCGTGATCTTTATGCTAATATTTGCATTCAAGATGGCGATTATGCTGAAGCAGCATCAAGTTTGACTACAAACGCAGTGATTATTCAGCGATGTTTTGATCATCCTGCCAGACTTAGTATCTGCTTGACTAAGTTGGCTAtagttcttcaaatgatGGCAGAAACGCTCACTGATCGACTTCTTCAGGAGAAAGAACAGCTTCAAAAAGAGCAGCAAGAGCAACTAGAGCAACAGGACCAACAGGGACATCCGGATAGTACAGACCCTCCCGCTAGAATACCACAACTTGAACTTGACGGCGCCAAATTGGACCCTAACAAGCTTCTTACTAGTGCATTACAGATGCAGAACCCGCAGATCAAAGAGTTTGTTATCCAGAAGACTTACAAAGAGTCGGAGAGAATTTTTAAAAGGACAATACTACTCACGGATAAGATGAAGCAACAGCATATGAAGAACCAGGTCTCAGAACTGTTCAAGCCTGCGTTGGACAAATCTGAAATGGTCTCTGCGTGTGGATTGGCTCTAATAGGATATCAAAGTGGCGAATATAAGGATGCACTTAAGTATCTGCAGAGAGCAAGAGTACTAGCGTCCCGGTTGAATGCGAACGAGTATCTAGAGGACATTAACAAGTGGATAGATCAGGTAGAAAGGGAGACCTGA
- a CDS encoding uncharacterized protein (BUSCO:EOG09341ARU) yields MSSNRERIEPVRGATLPASTTPEQRYWRGFTNSQLVKEHNAVTHIDFDHNKPHDFAVTSSTRVQIFSSKTRKVIKSFTRFKDTVYSGEFRQDGKLLVAGDGSGLVQIYDAHHPRTLLVTIRPSSHPTHVTKFHPSISTQLLTCSDDRVARLYDISDTQKPLASFGDHQDYVRSGLIVPGSGLVVTGCYDNVVRVFDPRSSSTNAIISFNQQAPVEEVLSLNPTTLVSCGDNGIRCWDLAAGKCIQSLNNFTKTVTCLCDAGERGILAGSMDGHVKVFDKTSINWEVKFGWKFGSGVLSCGVSPSHKHLVVGLNSGLLTIRTRKTEPKVKQGVKLPKSHAFSRMIRGAEYHGESEHHILDDKASSGSNGKKLKQFEKDLNGFRWGDALDHALLSGISRDLTVTCLEELKKRGKVHMALSGRNETNLEPLLTWCYKTIDDPRDVNIIADYLACIMEMYSDLIERQPVIEELVWNIQKKLGQEIKKCEEALQITGMLELLSA; encoded by the coding sequence ATGTCGTCTAATAGAGAGAGAATAGAGCCAGTAAGAGGTGCTACTTTACCGGCATCCACGACTCCTGAGCAGAGATACTGGAGAGGGTTTACAAACTCGCAGTTAGTTAAGGAGCATAATGCAGTTACGCACATTGATTTCGATCACAATAAACCGCACGATTTTGCAGTGACATCATCCACCAGGGTTCAGATATTTAGCTCAAAGACGAGAAAGGTGATTAAGAGTTTTACGCGATTCAAGGACACTGTCTATTCTGGAGAGTTTCGACAGGACGGCAAGCTTTTAGTGGCTGGAGACGGGAGTGGACTAGTTCAAATCTACGATGCTCATCATCCGAGGACTCTCCTTGTGACAATAAGACCGTCATCACATCCAACGCATGTGACGAAGTTCCATCCATCGATCTCCACTCAACTTCTCACGTGTTCGGATGACCGTGTGGCACGATTGTACGATATCTCGGACACTCAAAAGCCACTTGCAAGTTTTGGAGATCACCAGGATTACGTGAGAAGCGGATTAATTGTACCAGGCTCCGGACTTGTAGTCACAGGGTGCTATGATAACGTTGTTCGTGTATTTGATCCACGGAGCAGCTCCACCAATGCTATAATCAGCTTTAATCAGCAGGCACCTGTGGAAGAGGTGCTTTCACTTAATCCTACCACGTTGGTTTCTTGTGGAGACAACGGAATTAGGTGTTGGGATTTGGCGGCAGGTAAGTGTATTCAAAGCTTAAACAACTTCACCAAGACAGTAACATGCCTGTGTGACGCTGGAGAGAGAGGAATATTGGCCGGATCTATGGATGGTCACGTGAAAGTATTTGATAAGACGAGTATTAACTGGGAGGTGAAGTTTGGGTGGAAGTTCGGTTCGGGAGTGTTGAGTTGTGGTGTTTCTCCTAGTCATAAGCATCTCGTTGTAGGACTTAATAGTGGCTTACTTACGATCAGGACTAGAAAGACGGAGCCAAAGGTGAAGCAAGGTGTTAAACTACCCAAGAGTCACGCCTTTTCTAGGATGATAAGGGGAGCAGAGTATCACGGTGAATCCGAGCATCATATATTAGACGATAAGGCATCCAGTGGATCCAATGgcaagaaattgaagcaatTCGAGAAGGATTTGAATGGCTTTAGATGGGGTGATGCATTAGATCATGCTTTATTGTCAGGAATATCCAGGGATCTTACAGTGACATGCCTGGAGGAGTTAAAAAAACGTGGTAAAGTTCATATGGCATTATCAGGACGTAATGAAACTAATTTGGAACCTCTTCTTACGTGGTGTTATAAGACGATTGATGATCCAAGAGACGTTAACATCATAGCAGACTATTTGGCTTGTATTATGGAGATGTACAGTGATTTGATTGAGAGACAACCCGTTATAGAGGAGTTGGTTTGGAATatccagaagaagttgggtCAAGAGATAAAGAAGTGTGAAGAAGCACTGCAGATTACAGGAATGCTCGAATTGTTGAGCGCATAA
- a CDS encoding uncharacterized protein (BUSCO:EOG09343FKR) — translation MFPFSEKLPVEKNIWQIWRTSNISETDFPESCVPLVERWKDANKEYEHHVLSLEDAENMVKSELGAISEITEALRLMPDDRVRLEFLKYLVIYIKGGVYADIDTINIKPIKHWKLMNETSLVTGIMSDYNHIGWYNFFNRRMVLSNSIFVAKAHHPMLAQLIARITCICITQQKLITATNWTRVLGAYDINGDPVVQFTGPSIFTDVFFDWISANMGEDEVVEMDEDDRMRLEDSEIIGPEGAKFSYRNVTGISHGVKVGNTAILPQISFNGFENSYEEVIDDQERSTGYERFSAAQLVSPGAIPYVETEDTVKQRSPEARRLRRQLLGRPGVIGVKRGMTCFYDNQGRRMPATVIEVDQCEVVYNKTLEKHGYYAVQVGCGYKKPENQTKPMLGHFAQAKVSPKAAVSEFMVKDKAGLIKPGTELRADMFKPGQFVDVISTCKGKGFAGAMKKWGYHGGPATHGASLSHRSMGSIGQNTTPSRVFPGKKMPGRMGNHEHTIFNLQVLDVNGEKGYMLVKGGVSGSNGSFVRVRDAFKHL, via the exons ATGTTCCCATTTAGCGAGAAATTGCctgttgagaagaatatatGGCAGATTTGGAGAACCTCAAACATTTCAGAGACCGATTTTCCAGAGTCTTGCGTTCCATTAGTAGAGAGATGGAAAGACGCTAATAAAGAATATGAACATCACGTGTTGAGCTTAGAAGATGCCGAGAATATGGTGAAGTCGGAACTTGGAGCAATTTCTGAGATTACGGAAGCACTCCGACTTATGCCAGATGATCGTGTTAGATTAGAGTTCCTCAAATACTTGGTGATCTACATTAAAGGAGGAGTTTATGCAGATATAGACACCATCAATATTAAGCCGATTAAGCATTGGAAATTGATGAATGAGACGTCGTTAGTGACAGGAATAATGTCAGATTACAATCATATTGGGTGGTataacttcttcaacagacGAATGGTTCTCTCCAACAGCATCTTCGTGGCCAAAGCTCATCATCCAATGTTGGCACAATTGATTGCCCGGATCACGTGCATTTGTATCACGCAGCAGAAGTTGATTACGGCCACTAATTGGACACGAGTTTTAGGGGCCTATGACATTAACGGAGATCCTGTGGTACAATTTACCGGGCCATCGATCTTTACAGATGTGTTTTTTGACTGGATCAGCGCAAATATGGGGGAAGATGAAGTGGTTGAAATGGACGAAGATGATAGGATGAGACTGGAAGATAGTGAAATAATAGGACCAGAAGGAGCGAAATTTAGTTATAGGAATGTGACAGGGATTAGTCATGGAGTGAAGGTGGGAAATACGGCGATATTACCGCAAATTAGTTTTAATGGGTTTGAGAATTCGTACGAAGAGGTTATCGATGATCAGGAGAGGTCTACTGGGTATGAGA GATTTTCTGCAGCGCAATTAGTTTCGCCTGGAGCGATTCCATATGTGGAGACAGAAGATACAGTGAAGCAAAGGTCCCcagaagcaagaagatTGCGCAGACAACTACTTGGGAGACCGGGAGTAATTGGAGTCAAGCGTGGAATGACGTGTTTTTATGACAACCAGGGTCGGCGAATGCCTGCTACAGTGATTGAAGTGGATCAGTGTGAAGTGGTGTACAATAAAACATTAGAGAAGCATGGATATTATGCGGTTCAAGTAGGATGTGGCTACAAAAAGCCCGAGAATCAGACGAAGCCGATGTTGGGCCATTTTGCCCAGGCCAAAGTTTCGCCAAAGGCTGCCGTCAGCGAGTTCATGGTGAAGGACAAAGCTGGTTTGATTAAGCCTGGAACAGAGTTACGTGCAGATATGTTTAAGCCAGGACAGTTCGTTGACGTGATTTCCACATGCAAAGGTAAAGGATTTGCCGGTGCGATGAAGAAATGGGGATACCACGGAGGTCCTGCAACCCATGGAGCTTCGTTATCGCATAGATCTATGGGTTCTATAGGTCAGAATACCACTCCTTCCAGAGTGTTTCCCGGTAAAAAGATGCCGGGACGTATGGGAAATCATGAACATACGATATTTAATTTGCAGGTGTTGGATGTCAACGGAGAAAAGGGGTATATGTTGGTGAAAGGAGGAGTCAGCGGATCGAATGGGAGCTTCGTTAGGGTGAGAGATGCCTTTAAGCATCTGTGA
- a CDS encoding uncharacterized protein (BUSCO:EOG09341JWH), which yields MPPMLDRTVPDMPGEAVSEEVSNYLKTKVSQILHTRFNQFPGSQPVSFTRDHLYHNLMERDYLTCEKSDGLRVLMFVLINQDTGEEGTFVINRENDYYMVPGFHFPRSSHNFDASHNGTIVDGELVYSKNPNTGVREVRYLIFDCLAMDMVSVMHKNLWKRLYHAQHEFHKPYMELRKAFPEACSHFPFKLDFKNMTQPFKIDKIFREMKNLTYVSDGLVLTCCDSPYAPGTDNLLLKWKPSEENTIDFKISLRFPKFVDEDLPEHDPNREYPNYDAKPEFELCVWKGGNDSHENEGVEDNIRRNGGEYKNNFGFYDDWHVHLEVTDDEWQSMKESGESFNGRIAECRRTKDGKWKMLRWRDDKLNGNHIHVVLRILKSIEDSVTKQELIDAEPEIKRRWMEREEAKKSHQPVQQVKPEKKPKPIQDDIPHYTESDSHSNDDEYYESDGFEEAPKFSQPSGEPQVKKQKV from the coding sequence ATGCCTCCAATGTTAGACAGAACTGTACCTGATATGCCGGGTGAGGCTGTGTCTGAGGAAGTTTCCAACTATCTCAAAACAAAGGTGTCTCAAATCCTCCATACACGATTCAATCAGTTTCCTGGTTCTCAGCCTGTCTCTTTCACAAGAGACCACTTATACCATAATCTGATGGAGCGTGACTACCTAACATGTGAAAAATCCGATGGATTGCGTGTCCTAATGTTTGTATTGATCAATCAGGATACAGGAGAGGAAGGTACTTTCGTTATTAATCGTGAAAACGACTATTATATGGTTCCTGGTTTCCACTTCCCGCGTTCCAGTCACAACTTTGACGCTTCACATAATGGAACCATTGTTGATGGTGAATTGGTCTATAGTAAGAATCCAAATACCGGTGTCAGAGAGGTTCGGTACCTTATTTTTGACTGTTTGGCTATGGATATGGTCAGTGTGATGCATAAGAACCTTTGGAAGAGACTCTATCATGCTCAACATGAATTTCATAAACCTTATATGGAACTACGAAAGGCGTTTCCTGAAGCCTGTTCGCATTTCCCTTTTAAATTGGATTTCAAGAACATGACGCAACCGTTCAAAATCGACAAGATCTTTagagagatgaagaacttgacCTATGTATCTGACGGTCTCGTTCTCACGTGTTGTGATAGTCCTTATGCGCCAGGAACGGATAATCTGTTACTTAAATGGAAACCATCGGAGGAAAATACAATAGATTTCAAAATATCGCTACGATTCCCCAAGTTtgtggatgaagatctACCGGAACATGATCCTAATAGAGAATATCCTAACTACGACGCCAAGCCGGAATTTGAGCTATGTGTTTGGAAAGGAGGTAATGATTCTCATGAAAATGAAGGTGTAGAAGATAATATTAGGCGAAATGGAGGAGAATACAAGAACAACTTTGGATTCTATGATGATTGGCATGTCCATCTCGAGGTGACAGATGATGAGTGGCAATCGATGAAGGAGAGCGGTGAATCGTTTAATGGTCGGATTGCCGAATGTAGAAGGACTAAGGATGGTAAATGGAAGATGTTGCGTTGGCGAGATGATAAGCTGAACGGAAACCACATTCACGTAGTTTTGAGGATTCTTAAATCAATTGAGGACTCGGTGACTAAGCAAGAGTTGATTGATGCAGAGCCagagataaagagaagatggatggaAAGGGAGGAGGCGAAGAAAAGTCATCAGCCTGTCCAACAGGTTAAGCCAGAGAAGAAGCCCAAGCCTATCCAGGACGACATACCGCACTATACAGAATCCGATTCACACTCTAACGACGACGAATACTACGAGTCGGACGGGTTCGAAGAAGCGCCAAAGTTCAGTCAACCTAGTGGAGAACCGCAGGtcaagaagcaaaaggTATGA